A genomic window from Microbacterium sp. H1-D42 includes:
- a CDS encoding XRE family transcriptional regulator — protein sequence MDLRERLARSLRRERESAELSVSELARRAGVSKATISQLESGSGNPSVETLWAIGDALGIPFATLVEERVNAPRLIRMGDHAGVPSAASPYLATLLSAAAPGARRDIYLIQAEPGEPRRSLPHHAGTTEHVVLVSGEALIGPAETPELMHPGDYLSYAGDAPHVFEARLPGTSAVLVTELR from the coding sequence ATGGATCTGCGCGAACGACTCGCCCGCTCACTGCGCCGAGAGCGGGAATCCGCCGAATTGTCGGTGTCAGAGCTGGCGCGTCGCGCCGGGGTGTCGAAAGCCACGATCTCCCAACTGGAAAGCGGGTCAGGCAACCCCAGCGTGGAGACGCTCTGGGCGATCGGCGACGCCCTCGGCATCCCCTTCGCCACGCTCGTCGAGGAGCGCGTGAACGCCCCCCGGCTGATCCGAATGGGCGACCATGCCGGTGTGCCCTCTGCCGCCTCGCCCTATCTGGCGACACTGCTGTCGGCGGCCGCACCTGGTGCACGACGCGACATCTACCTCATTCAGGCCGAGCCCGGTGAGCCTCGTCGGTCACTCCCCCACCACGCCGGCACCACGGAGCACGTCGTCCTGGTCAGCGGCGAGGCGCTCATCGGCCCCGCCGAAACGCCGGAGCTCATGCATCCCGGCGATTACCTCTCATACGCAGGAGACGCGCCTCATGTGTTCGAGGCGCGCCTTCCTGGCACGAGTGCCGTGCTCGTCACCGAGCTGCGGTGA
- a CDS encoding phospholipase, translating into MLHHQNTRVSRRVAAAASANTAMRRPLIGIAVGAALVAAAAAGIVYAPAALAASDTALASASDAVDDGKIALTYAEALNNVVAASDVQPGTVSTAVNITGLKADVKALAATDGLSAVALAGLTDDVAQETAAVQSHTTALRNALATAKRDKVAEDARLKAEAERIAAERAAAKAAADAKRAAEALAAVNTPDGAKVAARKMAAERYGWGDGEFSCLASLWTKESGWNYQAYNNNGGATGIPQALPGSKMATAGSDWQTNAATQISWGLDYIQRAYGSPCSAWGHSQSVNWY; encoded by the coding sequence ATGCTTCATCACCAGAACACCCGTGTGTCCCGCCGGGTGGCCGCCGCCGCTTCCGCGAACACCGCAATGCGCCGCCCGCTGATCGGCATCGCCGTCGGTGCGGCCCTCGTCGCCGCCGCAGCAGCCGGCATCGTATATGCCCCCGCCGCCCTGGCTGCATCCGATACCGCGCTCGCGAGCGCGTCGGACGCCGTCGATGACGGCAAGATCGCGCTGACCTACGCCGAAGCGCTGAACAATGTCGTGGCAGCATCCGACGTGCAGCCGGGCACGGTGTCGACCGCAGTGAACATCACAGGCCTGAAGGCCGATGTCAAGGCCCTGGCTGCGACGGACGGCCTGTCGGCAGTCGCCCTTGCCGGACTCACCGACGACGTCGCCCAGGAGACCGCCGCCGTGCAGAGCCACACCACCGCGCTGCGCAACGCGCTCGCGACGGCGAAGCGCGACAAGGTCGCCGAGGATGCCAGGCTGAAGGCCGAGGCGGAGCGGATCGCGGCCGAGAGGGCCGCGGCGAAGGCCGCAGCGGACGCCAAGCGCGCCGCTGAGGCACTGGCCGCTGTCAACACTCCCGACGGGGCCAAGGTCGCCGCACGCAAGATGGCGGCCGAGCGCTACGGCTGGGGCGACGGCGAGTTCTCATGCCTCGCATCGCTGTGGACCAAGGAGTCCGGCTGGAACTACCAGGCGTACAACAACAACGGCGGAGCCACTGGCATCCCGCAGGCGCTGCCCGGCAGCAAGATGGCCACTGCCGGCAGTGACTGGCAGACCAACGCTGCCACCCAGATTTCCTGGGGCCTGGACTACATCCAGCGCGCGTACGGTTCGCCGTGCTCCGCGTGGGGGCACTCGCAGTCCGTCAACTGGTACTGA
- the typA gene encoding translational GTPase TypA, with protein MAHALRSDLRNVAIVAHVDHGKTTLVEAMLRQTGSFGEHAHLEERSMDSGDLEREKGITILAKNTAITYNGLHTETPVTINVIDTPGHADFGGEVERGLSMVDGVVLLVDASEGPLPQTRFVLRKALEAKLPVILLVNKTDRPDARIAEVEAEAQDLLLGLASDLVDDVPDLDVDALLDVPVVYASGRAGAASGNRPDNGALPDNDDLEPLFEAILEHIPAPSYDDEAPLQAWVTNLDSSPFLGRLALLRVFNGTLQKGQTVAWVRADGTTSSARITELLMTRALERYPAESAGPGDIVAIAGFADITIGETIADPNDVRALPQIHVDDPAISMTIGTNTSPLVGKVRGHKLTARMVKDRLDRELIGNVSLKVVDIGRPDAWEVQGRGELALAILVENMRREGFELTVGKPQVVTKKVDGKTFEPFEHLTIDAPEEYLGAITQLLANRKGRMEGMTNHGTGWVRMEFVVPARGLIGFRTEFMTTTRGTGIANSISHGYEAWAGHISTRQNGSIVADRTGVVTPFAMIALQERMSFFVKPTQEVYEGMVIGENSRADDMDVNITKEKKLTNMRAASSDSFESMTPPRDLSLEESLEFARDDECVEVTPEVVRIRKVILDQTTRGRETSRQKRQDANV; from the coding sequence ATGGCGCACGCCCTCCGCTCTGATCTCCGCAACGTCGCAATCGTCGCGCACGTCGACCACGGCAAGACCACGCTCGTCGAGGCAATGCTGCGCCAGACCGGCTCGTTCGGCGAGCACGCGCACCTCGAAGAGCGCTCGATGGACTCCGGTGACCTCGAGCGTGAGAAGGGGATCACGATCCTCGCGAAGAACACCGCGATCACGTACAACGGGCTGCACACCGAGACGCCGGTGACGATCAACGTCATCGACACCCCCGGTCACGCAGACTTCGGCGGTGAGGTCGAGCGCGGTCTGTCGATGGTCGACGGCGTGGTGCTGCTGGTCGACGCGTCCGAGGGTCCGCTGCCGCAGACCCGCTTCGTGCTGCGCAAGGCACTCGAGGCGAAGCTGCCCGTGATCCTCCTGGTCAACAAGACCGACCGCCCTGACGCTCGCATCGCCGAGGTCGAGGCCGAGGCGCAGGACCTGCTGCTCGGCCTGGCATCCGACCTCGTCGACGACGTGCCCGACCTCGATGTCGATGCGCTGCTCGACGTGCCCGTCGTCTACGCGTCCGGCCGCGCCGGCGCTGCCTCCGGCAACCGCCCCGACAACGGCGCGCTACCTGACAACGACGACCTCGAGCCTCTGTTCGAAGCGATCCTCGAGCACATCCCGGCACCCTCATACGACGACGAGGCGCCGCTGCAGGCGTGGGTGACCAACCTCGACTCGAGCCCGTTCCTCGGGCGGCTCGCGCTGCTGCGCGTCTTCAACGGCACGCTGCAGAAGGGCCAGACGGTCGCCTGGGTGCGCGCCGACGGCACCACCAGCAGCGCCCGCATCACCGAGCTGCTGATGACCCGCGCCCTGGAGCGCTACCCGGCCGAGTCCGCCGGCCCCGGCGACATCGTGGCCATCGCCGGCTTCGCCGACATCACGATCGGTGAGACGATCGCCGACCCCAACGACGTGCGCGCTCTGCCGCAGATCCACGTCGATGACCCCGCGATCTCGATGACGATCGGCACCAACACCTCGCCGCTGGTCGGCAAGGTGCGCGGCCACAAGCTCACCGCTCGCATGGTGAAGGACCGCCTCGACCGCGAGCTGATCGGTAACGTCTCGCTCAAGGTCGTCGACATCGGCCGTCCGGATGCCTGGGAGGTGCAGGGCCGCGGTGAGCTGGCGCTGGCCATCCTCGTCGAGAACATGCGCCGCGAGGGCTTCGAGCTCACCGTCGGCAAGCCCCAGGTGGTCACGAAGAAGGTCGACGGCAAGACGTTCGAGCCGTTCGAGCACCTCACCATCGACGCCCCCGAGGAGTACCTCGGCGCGATCACGCAGCTGCTCGCGAACCGCAAGGGACGCATGGAGGGCATGACGAACCACGGCACCGGCTGGGTGCGCATGGAGTTCGTCGTTCCCGCGCGCGGTCTGATCGGCTTCCGCACCGAGTTCATGACCACCACGCGTGGTACCGGTATCGCCAACAGCATCTCGCACGGCTACGAGGCTTGGGCTGGTCACATCTCGACCCGCCAGAACGGTTCGATCGTCGCTGACCGCACTGGTGTCGTCACCCCGTTCGCGATGATCGCCCTGCAGGAGCGAATGTCGTTCTTCGTCAAGCCCACGCAGGAGGTCTACGAGGGCATGGTGATCGGCGAGAACTCGCGCGCGGACGACATGGACGTGAACATCACCAAGGAGAAGAAGCTCACGAACATGCGTGCGGCGAGCTCTGATTCCTTCGAGTCGATGACGCCTCCGCGCGACCTTTCGCTCGAGGAGAGCCTCGAGTTCGCCCGGGATGATGAATGCGTCGAGGTGACCCCCGAGGTCGTGCGCATCCGCAAGGTGATCCTGGACCAGACGACCCGTGGCCGCGAGACCTCGCGCCAGAAGCGTCAGGACGCGAACGTCTGA
- a CDS encoding CPBP family intramembrane glutamic endopeptidase, with protein sequence MTSSVPAPSRARLWWEIAIVLALGLGQSAVYAIVQLAYRLTDPIPLADQTATLNPPRSDREIFDFIYQVLSIGFGIVPVLLVCFLLWQSRRPHLGALGLDGAKPARDVGWGALLVLAIGIPGIGLYLLGRSLGWFVAVNPGGLDTHWWTVPILLLSAARASIQEEFVVLGYLFARLRQLGWGPWPIIIATSVLRASYHLYQGPGAFVGNLAMGLLFGWLFARTGRLLPFLVAHFLIDASVFVGYPWAAATWPALFGLPG encoded by the coding sequence GTGACCTCGTCAGTACCCGCTCCGTCTCGTGCCCGCCTCTGGTGGGAGATCGCGATCGTGCTGGCATTGGGGCTCGGTCAGTCCGCCGTGTATGCGATCGTGCAGCTGGCGTACCGGCTCACGGACCCGATCCCTCTGGCTGATCAGACGGCGACCTTGAACCCGCCGCGCAGCGACCGCGAGATCTTCGACTTCATCTATCAGGTGCTGTCCATCGGGTTCGGGATCGTGCCCGTTCTGCTGGTCTGTTTCCTGCTGTGGCAGTCTCGCCGCCCGCACCTCGGCGCGCTTGGGCTGGATGGCGCGAAGCCTGCGAGGGATGTCGGCTGGGGCGCACTGCTGGTGCTCGCCATCGGCATCCCCGGCATCGGCCTGTACCTGCTCGGCCGCTCGCTGGGGTGGTTCGTCGCAGTGAACCCCGGTGGCCTTGACACGCACTGGTGGACGGTGCCGATCCTGCTGCTGTCGGCGGCTCGCGCGTCGATCCAGGAGGAGTTCGTCGTGCTCGGCTATCTGTTCGCCCGCCTGCGACAGCTGGGTTGGGGGCCGTGGCCGATCATCATCGCGACAAGTGTGCTGCGTGCCAGCTACCACCTGTACCAGGGGCCAGGCGCCTTCGTCGGCAACCTCGCCATGGGACTGCTGTTCGGGTGGCTGTTCGCGCGCACCGGACGGCTGCTGCCGTTCCTGGTGGCGCACTTCCTCATCGACGCCTCGGTGTTCGTGGGCTACCCGTGGGCGGCGGCGACATGGCCGGCTCTGTTCGGACTGCCCGGCTGA
- a CDS encoding PH domain-containing protein, whose translation MSDTRPPRIFRVTGALVLLGLVTVVAVLLLVDAVVRSGFANMLLLAPWPLLIVWCVYVVGVVSDVRADATGVQVQNLLRRIWIPWARVKRIEMRWQLELVLDDGALVRSFGGPARTRDRRLSPGRVKEHGVAETDDGIARLNRLRAEAAASPRSDAVVVRTWDWMAIAAFGVLLLWAIVAVVVTR comes from the coding sequence ATGAGCGACACGCGGCCACCACGGATCTTCCGGGTCACCGGAGCACTTGTGCTCCTCGGGCTCGTCACCGTGGTGGCCGTGCTGCTGCTGGTCGATGCCGTGGTGCGCTCCGGTTTCGCGAACATGCTGCTGCTGGCGCCCTGGCCGCTGCTGATCGTCTGGTGCGTCTATGTGGTCGGTGTCGTCTCGGATGTCCGCGCAGATGCGACGGGCGTGCAGGTGCAGAACCTGCTGCGTCGCATCTGGATCCCGTGGGCGCGCGTGAAGCGCATCGAGATGCGGTGGCAGCTGGAGCTGGTCCTCGATGACGGCGCGCTCGTGCGCAGCTTCGGCGGGCCCGCGCGCACGCGCGATCGACGCCTGTCTCCTGGACGCGTCAAAGAGCACGGCGTGGCTGAGACCGACGACGGCATCGCGCGACTGAACCGACTGCGTGCCGAGGCGGCGGCGTCGCCCCGATCGGATGCCGTGGTCGTGCGCACCTGGGACTGGATGGCGATCGCCGCGTTCGGCGTTCTGCTGCTGTGGGCGATCGTGGCGGTGGTCGTCACCCGCTGA
- a CDS encoding ABC transporter ATP-binding protein — protein MSEPLLSIRDLKVAFRTGKTSREVLHGVSFDVLAGETLAIVGESGSGKSTTAAAIISLLPGTGEVTGGSIMLDGKDLTKAGRKDMERIRGREIGYVPQDPMSNLNPVWSIGFQVKEAVRANGLAKGKKQVNDRAVEVLVQAGLADAERRMHQFPHQFSGGMRQRALIGIGLAADPKLLIADEPTSALDVTVQRVILDHLASLTAERGTSVLLITHDLGLAAERADRILVMNQGEIVEAGPSQEILANPQHPYTQRLVAAAPSLASQRIGAGSHGSAESIEHAPTVVEVRELVKDYAIRTGGLRSEQFRAVDKVSFTIPRGKTLALVGESGSGKSTVAKMLLQLEKPTDGEILIDGQATSTMSRADVFKLRRRMQPVFQDPYGSLDPLRSIGSLISEPLQVHGIGTSEEQHQRSLELLEQVALPRELAWRYPNELSGGQRQRVAIARALALKPDIVVLDEAVSALDVLVQDQILHLLSDLQRDLGLTYLFITHDLAVVRVAADLVCVMEQGRIVEQGTVDEIFANPQEEYTKRLLDAIPGASLTLGGV, from the coding sequence ATGAGCGAACCGCTTCTCAGTATCCGCGACCTCAAGGTGGCCTTCCGCACCGGCAAGACTTCGCGCGAGGTCCTGCACGGTGTCAGCTTCGACGTGCTCGCCGGTGAGACGCTGGCGATCGTCGGCGAATCCGGCTCCGGCAAGTCGACCACGGCGGCGGCGATCATCTCCCTGCTTCCCGGGACGGGCGAGGTGACCGGCGGCAGCATCATGCTCGACGGCAAGGACCTCACCAAGGCCGGCCGCAAGGACATGGAGCGCATCCGCGGCCGCGAGATCGGCTACGTGCCCCAGGATCCGATGTCGAACCTGAACCCGGTCTGGTCGATCGGCTTCCAGGTCAAGGAAGCCGTGCGGGCGAACGGACTGGCCAAGGGCAAGAAGCAGGTGAACGATCGGGCGGTCGAGGTGCTGGTGCAGGCCGGCCTCGCCGATGCCGAGCGGCGCATGCATCAGTTCCCGCACCAGTTCTCCGGCGGCATGCGCCAGCGGGCACTGATCGGCATCGGCTTGGCGGCCGACCCGAAGCTGCTGATCGCGGATGAGCCCACCAGTGCGCTCGATGTGACCGTGCAGCGCGTGATCCTCGACCATCTCGCGTCTCTCACCGCCGAGCGGGGCACCTCGGTGCTGCTGATCACGCACGACCTCGGCCTCGCGGCCGAGCGTGCCGATCGCATTCTGGTGATGAACCAGGGCGAGATCGTCGAGGCGGGGCCGAGTCAGGAGATCCTCGCCAACCCCCAGCATCCGTACACCCAGCGGCTGGTCGCCGCGGCGCCGAGCCTCGCTTCGCAGCGGATCGGTGCAGGTTCGCACGGGTCGGCGGAGTCGATCGAGCACGCCCCGACGGTCGTCGAGGTGCGCGAGCTGGTCAAGGACTACGCGATCCGCACCGGCGGCCTGCGCAGCGAGCAGTTCCGCGCGGTCGACAAGGTGTCGTTCACGATCCCGCGCGGCAAGACGCTGGCGCTGGTGGGGGAGTCGGGCTCCGGCAAGTCCACCGTCGCGAAGATGCTGCTGCAGCTGGAGAAGCCCACTGACGGTGAGATCCTCATCGACGGGCAGGCGACGAGCACGATGTCGCGCGCTGATGTCTTCAAGCTGCGCCGCCGCATGCAGCCGGTCTTCCAGGATCCGTACGGGTCTCTGGATCCGCTCCGCAGCATCGGCAGCCTGATCTCAGAGCCGCTGCAGGTGCACGGCATCGGCACCAGTGAAGAGCAGCACCAGCGCTCTCTCGAGCTGCTCGAGCAGGTGGCGCTGCCGCGCGAGCTCGCGTGGCGGTACCCGAACGAGCTCTCGGGCGGACAGCGGCAGCGTGTCGCGATCGCGCGGGCGCTGGCGCTCAAGCCGGACATCGTCGTGCTCGACGAAGCCGTCTCGGCGCTCGACGTGCTGGTGCAGGATCAGATCCTGCACCTGCTGTCGGACCTGCAGCGCGACCTCGGCCTCACGTACCTGTTCATCACGCACGACCTCGCCGTGGTCCGCGTCGCGGCCGACCTGGTATGCGTCATGGAGCAGGGGCGCATCGTGGAGCAGGGCACGGTCGACGAGATCTTCGCCAACCCGCAGGAGGAGTACACCAAGCGGCTGCTGGATGCCATCCCCGGAGCGTCGCTGACGCTCGGCGGCGTCTGA
- a CDS encoding ABC transporter permease has translation MSRTESNQEHYVAPIDTTTVRVDEVRIDEKRSNLWLDAWRDLRRRPMFWISAAFVLLVLVVAIFPQWFTNVAPNNDCQLANSNGGPESGHPLGFTRQGCDVYSRVIWGARTSIVVGVLATLIGTIIGVIMGAYAGFYGGWLDSLLSRIGDIFFTIPYIIAAIVVMSVMPVRNELVLAFAIGGFAWAGTARIMRAEILRVKQSDFVMGAEAVGMSRFKILLSHVLPNAMAPVIVVATLALAGAIVAESVLSFLGVGLGGDTMSWGLDISQAQTNIRTAPMALFWPSLALTVTVLAFITLGELLRDAVDPKARAQR, from the coding sequence ATGTCTCGAACTGAATCGAACCAGGAGCACTACGTCGCTCCCATCGACACGACCACCGTCCGGGTGGACGAGGTGCGCATCGACGAGAAGCGCAGCAACCTCTGGCTGGACGCCTGGCGCGACCTGCGTCGTCGCCCGATGTTCTGGATCTCGGCGGCTTTCGTGCTGCTCGTGCTCGTCGTCGCGATCTTCCCGCAGTGGTTCACCAACGTGGCGCCGAACAACGACTGCCAGCTCGCCAACAGCAACGGCGGACCCGAGTCAGGGCATCCGCTCGGATTCACCCGACAGGGCTGTGACGTCTACTCGCGCGTGATCTGGGGTGCCCGCACCTCGATCGTGGTGGGTGTGCTGGCGACGCTGATCGGCACCATCATCGGCGTCATCATGGGTGCCTACGCCGGTTTCTACGGTGGCTGGCTCGACTCGCTGCTCTCCCGCATCGGTGACATCTTCTTCACGATCCCCTACATCATCGCTGCGATCGTCGTGATGTCGGTGATGCCGGTGCGAAACGAGCTGGTGCTCGCCTTCGCCATCGGCGGCTTCGCCTGGGCGGGGACCGCGAGGATCATGCGCGCTGAGATCCTGCGCGTGAAACAGTCAGACTTCGTGATGGGCGCCGAAGCCGTCGGCATGTCGCGCTTCAAGATCCTCTTGTCGCACGTGCTGCCCAACGCCATGGCACCCGTCATCGTCGTCGCCACGCTCGCGCTGGCAGGCGCCATCGTCGCGGAGTCGGTGCTGTCGTTCCTCGGCGTCGGACTCGGCGGCGACACGATGTCGTGGGGTCTGGACATCAGCCAGGCGCAGACGAACATCCGCACAGCGCCGATGGCACTGTTCTGGCCGTCACTGGCGCTGACGGTGACCGTGCTGGCATTCATCACCCTCGGCGAGCTTCTGCGCGACGCCGTCGACCCGAAGGCGAGGGCCCAGCGATGA
- a CDS encoding ABC transporter permease, with protein MALYILRRILQAIPVFFGATLLIYFMVFAMPGDPIAALFGDRPPNPALLESLRAQYHLDEPFLVQYFYYITGIFQGDFGVSFSGQPVSEILARTFPVTLRLAVMAVGIAFALAIVIGLFSALGKGGLFDNSMLVLALIFVALPIFVLAFLAQYFLAIQLGWFRPTVGADNDWGDLWLPAIVLGFSVYATSMRLTRASTIETLGQDWVRTAYSKGLSRRRVIPVHVLRNSLIPMVTDLGTVFGVLMVGATVTEGIFNVPGVGNTLYQAIIRGENPTVVSFVTVFVVVYVFINIIVDLIYGLLDPRIRYVSN; from the coding sequence GTGGCTCTTTACATCCTCAGACGGATCCTGCAGGCGATCCCGGTGTTCTTTGGCGCCACCCTGCTGATCTATTTCATGGTCTTCGCGATGCCGGGCGATCCGATCGCCGCGCTGTTCGGAGACCGACCGCCGAATCCGGCTCTGCTCGAGAGTCTGCGTGCGCAGTATCACCTCGACGAGCCGTTCCTCGTGCAGTACTTCTACTACATCACCGGCATCTTCCAGGGCGACTTCGGCGTCAGCTTCTCGGGCCAGCCGGTCAGCGAGATCCTTGCGCGGACGTTCCCCGTCACCCTGCGGCTCGCTGTAATGGCAGTCGGCATCGCGTTCGCCCTGGCGATTGTGATCGGCCTGTTCTCGGCGCTCGGCAAGGGCGGCCTCTTCGACAACTCGATGCTCGTGCTGGCGCTCATCTTCGTCGCGCTGCCGATCTTCGTGCTGGCATTCCTCGCGCAGTACTTCCTGGCGATCCAGCTCGGATGGTTCAGACCCACGGTGGGAGCCGACAACGACTGGGGCGATCTCTGGCTGCCGGCAATCGTGCTCGGCTTCAGCGTCTATGCCACCAGCATGCGTCTCACGCGCGCCTCGACGATCGAGACGCTGGGGCAGGACTGGGTGCGCACCGCATACAGCAAGGGCCTGTCGCGTCGCCGGGTCATCCCCGTGCACGTGCTGCGCAACTCGCTGATCCCGATGGTCACCGATCTCGGCACCGTCTTCGGCGTGCTCATGGTCGGTGCGACCGTGACAGAGGGCATCTTCAACGTGCCCGGCGTCGGCAACACGCTCTACCAGGCGATCATCCGCGGAGAGAACCCCACAGTGGTGTCCTTCGTGACCGTTTTCGTCGTCGTATACGTGTTCATCAACATCATCGTGGACCTGATCTACGGCCTGCTCGATCCGAGGATCCGCTATGTCTCGAACTGA
- a CDS encoding ABC transporter substrate-binding protein — protein sequence MKRNKITLAGVGLLTAGVLALAGCASDSGNGDKGDSGDAKADPNAIITANGSEPQNPLIPTNTNETGGGKILDSIFAGLIGYAADGAVYNDVAEEVKVDDPQHLTVKIREGLKFTDGEEVTADNFIKAWNYGALASNKQLSSYFFEDIEGFSYDADSELTGLKQVDDYTFTIALNKPASDFAQRLGYSAYFPLPDVAWDDLAAYGENPVGNGPYMLDGEGAWKHDVGIDLVVNPDYDGPRTPANGGLNIKFYASQDAAYADLQGDQLDVLDAIPDSAFGTFESDLGDRAVNQPAAIFQSFTIPERLAHFSGEEGNLRRQALSMSIDRKEITDVIFQGTRTPASDFTSPVIDGWSDSLKGAEVLAFDPDKAKELWAEADKISPWSGTFQIAYNADGGHQAWVDATVNSIKNVLGIDASGAPYPTFAELRGKVTDRTIETAFRTGWQADYPGLYNFLGPLYATNAGSNDGDYSSADFDKLLSEGISATDPAEANKLFQEAQEVLLKDLPAMPLWYSNVVGGFGKKVDNVQFGWNSVPLYNEITKIG from the coding sequence ATGAAGCGAAACAAGATCACCCTCGCCGGTGTCGGCCTGCTCACCGCAGGCGTTCTGGCGCTGGCCGGATGCGCTAGCGATAGCGGCAATGGGGATAAAGGCGACAGCGGTGATGCCAAGGCGGATCCGAACGCGATCATCACGGCGAACGGCTCCGAGCCGCAGAACCCGCTGATCCCGACCAACACCAACGAGACCGGTGGCGGCAAGATCCTCGACTCGATCTTCGCCGGCCTCATCGGGTACGCGGCCGACGGCGCCGTCTACAACGATGTCGCCGAAGAGGTCAAGGTCGACGACCCGCAGCACCTCACCGTCAAGATCCGCGAGGGTCTGAAGTTCACCGACGGTGAAGAGGTCACGGCCGACAACTTCATCAAGGCGTGGAACTACGGCGCACTCGCCTCGAACAAGCAGCTCTCCAGCTACTTCTTCGAGGACATCGAGGGCTTCAGTTACGACGCGGACTCCGAGCTGACCGGTCTGAAGCAGGTGGATGACTACACGTTCACCATCGCGCTGAACAAGCCGGCATCCGACTTCGCACAGCGCCTGGGCTACTCGGCCTACTTCCCGCTGCCCGACGTCGCGTGGGACGACCTCGCCGCCTACGGTGAGAACCCGGTCGGCAACGGCCCGTACATGCTCGACGGCGAAGGCGCCTGGAAGCACGACGTGGGCATCGACCTCGTCGTCAACCCCGATTACGACGGCCCTCGCACGCCCGCCAACGGTGGCCTGAACATCAAGTTCTACGCCTCGCAGGACGCTGCTTACGCAGACCTCCAGGGTGACCAGCTCGACGTGCTCGACGCGATCCCGGACTCCGCCTTCGGCACCTTCGAGTCCGACCTCGGAGACCGCGCGGTGAACCAGCCGGCGGCGATCTTCCAGTCGTTCACGATCCCCGAGCGTCTCGCGCACTTCAGCGGCGAAGAGGGCAACCTGCGCCGTCAGGCGCTGTCGATGTCGATCGACCGCAAGGAGATCACCGACGTGATCTTCCAGGGCACCCGCACCCCGGCCAGCGACTTCACCTCGCCGGTCATCGACGGCTGGTCCGACTCGCTCAAGGGCGCTGAGGTTCTCGCATTCGACCCCGACAAGGCCAAGGAGCTGTGGGCCGAGGCTGACAAGATCAGCCCGTGGAGTGGAACCTTCCAGATCGCGTACAACGCCGACGGTGGCCACCAGGCCTGGGTCGACGCGACCGTGAACTCGATCAAGAACGTGCTCGGCATCGACGCATCGGGTGCACCGTACCCGACGTTCGCCGAACTTCGTGGCAAGGTCACCGACCGCACCATCGAGACCGCGTTCCGCACCGGATGGCAGGCCGACTACCCGGGTCTGTACAACTTCCTCGGCCCGCTCTACGCGACCAACGCCGGTTCCAACGACGGTGACTACTCCAGCGCTGACTTCGACAAGCTGCTGTCGGAGGGCATCTCCGCCACCGACCCGGCTGAGGCGAACAAGCTGTTCCAGGAGGCACAGGAGGTTTTGCTGAAGGACCTGCCCGCCATGCCGCTGTGGTACTCCAACGTCGTCGGAGGCTTCGGCAAGAAGGTGGACAACGTCCAGTTCGGCTGGAACTCGGTGCCGCTCTACAACGAGATCACCAAGATCGGCTGA